In a genomic window of Larus michahellis chromosome 3, bLarMic1.1, whole genome shotgun sequence:
- the RRAGD gene encoding ras-related GTP-binding protein D, whose protein sequence is MSQVPRKLPEEEEGEEEEEEEEEMVGLAGYADGAESFSDGDAESGGDEAFLDFNDPFSTEVKPRILLMGLRRSGKSSIQKVVFHKMSPNETLFLESTNKICREDVSNSSFVNFQIWDFPGQIDFFDPTFDYEMIFRGTGALIFVIDSQDDYMEALARLHLTVTRAYKVNPDINFEIFIHKVDGLSDDHKIETQRDIHQRANDDLADAGLEKIHLSFYLTSIYDHSIFEAFSKVVQKLIPQLPTLENLLNIFISNSGIEKAFLFDVVSKIYIATDSTPVDMQTYELCCDMIDVVIDISCIYGLKDDGTGTPYDKESMAIIKLNNTTVLYLKEVTKFLALVCFVREESFERKGLIDYNFHCFRKAIQEVFEVRMKVVRSRKHQSHMQKNKRPTPNGTPRMPL, encoded by the exons ATGAGCCAGGTGCCGAGGAAGctgccggaggaggaggagggggaggaggaggaggaagaggaggaggagatggtgggCTTGGCGGGCTACGCCGACGGGGCCGAGTCCTTCTCGGACGGGGACGCGGAGAGCGGCGGCGATGAGGCGT TTTTGGATTTCAATGATCCCTTCAGTACTGAAGTTAAGCCAAGAATCCTGCTCATGGGATTGAGAAGAAGTGGAAAGTCTTCCATTCAGAAAGTTGTCTTTCACAAAATGTCGCCGAATGAGACTCTCTTTCTGGAGAGCACCAACAAGATATGCAGAGAGGATGTTTCCAACAGCTCCTTTGTGAACTTTCAGATATGGGATTTTCCTGGCCAAATTGACTTTTTTGACCCTACGTTTGACTATGAGATGATTTTCAGAGGCACTGGAGCACTGATATTTGTTATTGATTCTCAG GATGACTATATGGAAGCATTAGCTCGGCTGCATCTTACTGTGACCAGAGCCTATAAAGTGAACCCGGATATCAACTTTGAAATCTTTATCCATAAAGTGGATGGTTTATCTGATGATCACAAGATTGAAACACAAAGAGATATTCACCAGAGGGCAAATGATGACCTTGCAGATGCTGGATTGGAGAAGATTCACCTCAG cttttatcTGACAAGCATATATGATCATTCTATATTTGAAGCATTTAGCAAAGTGGTACAGAAACTGATTCCACAGCTCCCAACACTGGAAAACCTGCTTAACATCTTTATTTCA aattCCGGgattgaaaaagcatttttatttgatgTAGTCAGTAAGATCTATATTGCAACGGACAGTACTCCAGTGGATATGCAAACTTACGAGCTCTGCTGTGATATGATAGATGTTGTGATTGACATTTCTTGTATATATGG GCTTAAAGATGATGGCACTGGAACTCCTTATGACAAAGAATCAATGGCAATCATAAAACTGAACAATACAACTgtcctttatttaaaagaagtgaCAAAATTCCTTGCTCTTGTTTGTTTTGTCAGAGAAGAAAGCTTTgagagaaaag GATTAATAGACTACAATTTCCATTGTTTTCGAAAAGCCATACAAGAAGTATTTGAAGTAAGAATGAAAGTAGTAAGATCGCGAAAACATCAAAGccacatgcaaaaaaataaaagacccACTCCCAATGGGACACCAAGAATGCCACTGTAA